Proteins from a single region of Pseudopedobacter saltans DSM 12145:
- a CDS encoding glycoside hydrolase family 28 protein — protein MKKTLIFKLFLCLSLVINYAFAQSNEIKFDWIDKVGAKKAPEGKGMFNVAKYGAKGDGKTLNTNTIQKAIDDCAKKGGGIVVFNPGEYLTGSVFVKKGVNLRIDKGVTILGSQDIKDYKVIDTRVAGIEMEWPAALINVLDQEDAMISGKGLINAQGKVFWDYYWNLRKEYEPKGLRWIIDYDARRPRTILVSNSKNVTIKDLNIQQAGFWTVQVVYSSYVTVDGLTINNNVGGHGPSTDGVDIDSSSWILVQNTDIDCNDDNFCIKAGRDADGLRVNRPCEYVVIRDCVARKGGGLLTLGSETSGGIRNIYASNIKGMATSNCLNIKSAVTRGGFVENVLLENVTMDSVGTVLQVNMNWNPAYSYSELPKGYDYNSIPKHWKALLQKVEPKEKGIPIFKNIYMNNIHIKGAKRAINVVGLPQSKVENVNLKNVSIEADAAGQIRYSTNWKLQNFNLKTRNNSKVKIEDSEGIELP, from the coding sequence ATGAAGAAGACGTTGATATTTAAACTTTTTTTATGTTTATCCTTAGTTATAAACTATGCATTTGCACAATCTAATGAAATCAAATTTGATTGGATCGACAAAGTGGGTGCAAAAAAAGCACCAGAAGGTAAGGGAATGTTTAATGTAGCAAAATATGGTGCAAAGGGAGACGGTAAAACGTTAAATACAAATACTATTCAGAAAGCGATTGATGATTGCGCAAAAAAAGGAGGAGGGATTGTCGTTTTTAATCCTGGAGAGTATTTGACTGGATCTGTTTTTGTAAAAAAAGGCGTAAATCTAAGAATCGATAAAGGTGTCACTATTTTAGGAAGTCAGGATATTAAAGACTATAAAGTGATTGATACCAGAGTGGCGGGGATAGAAATGGAATGGCCCGCAGCTTTGATTAATGTGCTGGATCAGGAAGATGCGATGATTAGCGGAAAGGGATTAATCAATGCGCAAGGGAAGGTTTTTTGGGACTACTATTGGAACCTAAGAAAGGAATATGAACCCAAAGGTTTGCGTTGGATTATTGACTATGACGCCAGAAGACCAAGGACAATTCTGGTATCCAATTCGAAGAACGTAACCATCAAAGATTTGAATATTCAACAGGCAGGATTCTGGACAGTACAGGTGGTATATTCGTCTTATGTAACCGTAGATGGTTTAACAATTAATAATAATGTTGGAGGGCATGGCCCAAGTACAGACGGAGTAGATATCGATTCATCTTCGTGGATTTTGGTACAAAATACAGATATAGATTGTAATGATGATAATTTTTGTATTAAGGCAGGAAGGGATGCAGACGGACTGAGGGTGAATAGACCTTGTGAATATGTTGTGATAAGAGATTGTGTGGCCAGAAAAGGAGGTGGATTACTTACATTAGGTAGTGAAACCTCGGGAGGTATCAGAAATATTTATGCGTCCAATATTAAGGGCATGGCAACCAGTAATTGTTTAAATATTAAATCTGCAGTAACCAGAGGAGGTTTTGTAGAAAATGTTTTACTGGAAAATGTGACGATGGATAGCGTGGGTACGGTTTTACAAGTTAACATGAACTGGAATCCTGCATATAGTTATTCGGAGCTGCCGAAGGGATATGACTATAATTCCATTCCTAAACATTGGAAGGCCTTGTTGCAAAAGGTTGAACCTAAAGAAAAAGGAATTCCCATTTTTAAAAATATTTACATGAATAACATCCACATAAAAGGTGCAAAACGAGCTATTAATGTGGTTGGACTTCCTCAATCTAAAGTAGAAAATGTCAATCTCAAAAATGTATCCATAGAAGCAGATGCAGCCGGGCAGATCAGGTATAGTACAAACTGGAAATTGCAGAATTTCAATTTGAAAACCAGAAACAATTCTAAAGTTAAAATAGAAGATTCCGAAGGAATAGAATTACCATAA
- a CDS encoding rhamnogalacturonidase, translating to MKIIRLIILLFLISVNSVLAKETFPDGTAIPDWFKKEIPTDINKLGTHYKLTDFGVLNDSTIVQTEIIQSVIDKAFNAGGGVVIVPKGVFLSGSLFFKPKTHLYLEEGAVLKGSDDINNFRLLTTRMEGQTVKYFAALVNADQVDGFTISGKGTLNGNGLRYWKSFWLRRQFNPQCTNMDEMRPRVLYVSNSNNVQISGITLKNSPFWTSHFYKCEYVRLVDLHILAPEHPVKAPSSDAIDLDACKNVHIKNCYLSVNDDAIALKGGKGPSADKDPNNGSNSNIIIEDNSFGFCHSALTCGSESIHSYNIIFRRNKVDGAKRLLQLKMRPDTPQLYENILVEDITGNVTSMVFIKPWTQFFDLKGEKDIKMSYAKNVTLKNIDLDCDIAFDIQKSNQYILSDFTFENLNIREKKRSAVNVELVNNFKLKNVKVNGVKLDK from the coding sequence ATGAAAATTATAAGACTGATCATTTTATTGTTCTTGATATCCGTAAACAGTGTACTGGCCAAAGAAACTTTTCCTGATGGAACAGCTATTCCGGACTGGTTTAAAAAGGAAATTCCAACAGATATCAATAAACTGGGAACACATTATAAACTTACAGATTTTGGTGTACTAAACGATAGCACAATCGTACAAACAGAAATAATACAATCCGTTATTGATAAGGCTTTTAACGCTGGGGGCGGAGTCGTAATTGTACCAAAAGGTGTATTTTTAAGCGGTTCATTGTTCTTTAAACCAAAGACGCATTTATATCTTGAAGAAGGAGCTGTTCTAAAAGGAAGCGATGATATCAACAATTTCCGTTTGTTAACTACGAGAATGGAAGGGCAAACCGTTAAATATTTTGCTGCTTTAGTGAACGCAGATCAGGTTGACGGTTTTACTATTTCTGGTAAAGGAACATTAAACGGAAATGGATTAAGGTATTGGAAATCATTTTGGTTGAGAAGGCAGTTTAATCCGCAATGTACCAATATGGACGAAATGCGCCCAAGAGTACTTTATGTTTCCAATAGTAACAATGTGCAGATCTCTGGAATTACGCTGAAAAACTCACCGTTCTGGACATCACACTTCTATAAATGCGAATATGTAAGATTAGTAGATCTGCATATTTTAGCTCCTGAACATCCGGTAAAAGCGCCAAGTTCAGACGCCATAGATTTGGACGCATGCAAAAACGTCCATATTAAAAACTGCTACTTGTCTGTAAATGACGATGCGATAGCATTAAAAGGAGGGAAAGGGCCATCCGCAGATAAAGACCCGAATAACGGGTCGAATTCAAATATAATAATCGAAGATAATAGCTTTGGTTTTTGCCATAGCGCACTCACATGCGGGAGCGAATCAATCCATAGCTATAATATCATTTTCAGAAGGAATAAAGTAGATGGGGCTAAAAGACTTTTACAATTAAAAATGCGCCCGGATACGCCGCAGTTATACGAAAATATTCTTGTTGAAGATATAACGGGTAATGTAACGAGTATGGTTTTTATCAAACCATGGACACAGTTTTTTGATTTAAAAGGAGAAAAAGATATCAAAATGTCTTATGCGAAGAATGTCACATTAAAGAATATTGATTTGGATTGTGATATAGCTTTCGATATTCAGAAGTCTAATCAATATATTTTGTCAGACTTTACCTTCGAAAATCTTAATATCCGTGAAAAAAAGAGATCCGCAGTGAATGTGGAACTTGTCAATAATTTCAAACTAAAAAATGTGAAAGTGAATGGTGTAAAATTGGATAAATAA